The proteins below come from a single Papaver somniferum cultivar HN1 chromosome 11, ASM357369v1, whole genome shotgun sequence genomic window:
- the LOC113322629 gene encoding zinc finger CCCH domain-containing protein 66-like, whose translation MCSGSKRKTTPTESSFMEGNQKEGFSPNCSALLELAASDDVIGFKNSVEVEGCDVNEASLWYGRVIGSRKMGLEERTPLMIAAMFGSTDVLKFILSIGTVDVNQACGSDGTTALHCAAAGGSKTSPEIVKFLLDNSADRNSVDAKGNKPGDLIAPGLRPSCVMRKKALEMMLKGSNGDNFIEEWIPSDDVVDQPEEFQQLMGHKEGSDKKEYPVDLTLPDIKNGIYGTDEFRMYTFKVKPCSRAYSHDWTECPFVHPGENARRRDPRKFHYSCVPCPEFRKGTCRQGDGCEYAHGVFECWLHPAQYRTRLCKDETGCTRRVCFFAHKPEELRPLYASTGSAVPSPRSSGINLSPLDMSSMSPLALGSPSAMMHSNSTPPMSPLAASSSPMGGGLWQNQSNLIPPTLQLPGSRLKTAMSARDMELDIDMLGLSPYHHQQQQQQQQQMMDEMSNLSSQANWNNTMATAAAMAASSGGRLGGVKPTNLEDVFGSLDHSLLSQLQGLSIKNGSSSQVNSPTGIQIRQNMNHQQQQLRSSYSGNLSSSPVRSPSFGLESSAVAAMSSRSAAFAKQRSQSFIDRSAMNRHPGLMGSSAMSTSTFSDWGSPTGKLDWGVQGEELNKLRKSASFGFRTNNTSMGSPPETMASLARPGDEPDVSWVQSLVKDAPQQSGSPNRRFSLEEQQIQMQKQYHLNSGGMDMLSPYMEQLYMEQEQMVA comes from the coding sequence ATGTGCAGTGGTTCGAAAAGAAAAACAACACCAACTGAGTCCTCCTTCATGGAAGGTAATCAAAAGGAGGGATTTTCCCCAAATTGTTCCGCCTTGCTTGAATTGGCTGCTTCAGATGATGTAATTGGCTTCAAAAATTCTGTTGAAGTAGAGGGTTGTGATGTTAATGAAGCAAGTCTTTGGTACGGAAGAGTTATTGGTTCCAGAAAGATGGGTCTTGAGGAAAGGACTCCTCTTATGATTGCAGCCATGTTTGGCAGCACCGATGTTTTGAAGTTTATCTTGTCGATTGGTACTGTTGATGTTAACCAGGCATGTGGTTCGGATGGGACGACTGCACTTCATTGCGCAGCTGCTGGTGGGTCGAAGACTTCTCCTGAGATTGTTAAGTTTTTGCTTGATAACTCTGCTGACCGTAATTCAGTCGATGCCAAAGGAAACAAACCTGGTGACTTGATTGCTCCGGGTCTAAGGCCGTCTTGTGTTATGAGGAAGAAAGCACTTGAGATGATGCTGAAAGGGAGTAACGGCGATAATTTCATTGAAGAATGGATTCCTTCTGATGACGTTGTTGATCAACCGGAAGAGTTCCAGCAGTTGATGGGTCACAAAGAGGGGAGTGACAAGAAAGAGTATCCAGTTGATCTAACTTTGCCTGATATAAAGAACGGGATTTACGGAACAGATGAGTTCAGGATGTATACTTTCAAGGTGAAGCCTTGTTCAAGGGCGTACTCTCATGATTGGACTGAGTGCCCGTTTGTTCATCCAGGAGAGAACGCACGACGTCGTGACCCACGGAAATTCCATTACAGCTGTGTACCTTGCCCGGAATTCCGGAAGGGTACTTGCAGACAAGGTGATGGTTGCGAGTATGCACATGGAGTTTTCGAGTGTTGGTTGCACCCAGCTCAGTATCGAACTAGGCTCTGTAAGGACGAGACAGGATGCACCCGAAGGGTCTGCTTCTTTGCTCACAAACCTGAGGAGCTTCGCCCTCTTTATGCGTCAACAGGGTCTGCTGTACCATCTCCTAGATCGTCTGGCATTAACCTTTCTCCGTTGGACATGTCGAGTATGAGCCCACTGGCACTTGGGTCTCCTTCGGCTATGATGCACTCCAACTCAACGCCTCCCATGTCACCTTTAGCAGCCAGCTCTTCTCCCATGGGAGGTGGGCTGTGGCAGAATCAGTCCAATCTAATTCCACCCACCTTGCAGCTTCCTGGTAGTAGGTTGAAGACCGCGATGAGTGCCCGAGATATGGAATTAGACATTGATATGCTTGGTTTAAGTCCTTaccatcaccaacaacaacagcagcaacagcaacagatgATGGATGAGATGTCGAATCTCTCGTCTCAGGCAAACTGGAATAATACCATGGCTACTGCTGCAGCTATGGCTGCCTCATCTGGTGGTAGGCTTGGTGGTGTGAAACCCACCAACctagaagatgtgtttgggtcTCTAGATCATTCTTTACTGTCTCAGTTACAAGGTTTATCTATTAAAAACGGGTCATCATCTCAGGTTAATTCTCCTACTGGAATTCAGATACGTCAGAACATGaaccaccagcagcagcagcttcgTTCTAGTTACTCAGGCAACCTATCATCGTCTCCTGTAAGGTCGCCATCTTTCGGCCTCGAGTCATCTGCAGTTGCAGCCATGAGTTCAAGGTCTGCTGCCTTTGCAAAGCAAAGGAGTCAGAGCTTCATTGACCGCAGCGCAATGAATCGTCATCCTGGGCTCATGGGTTCATCTGCCATGTCAACCAGTACATTTTCAGATTGGGGATCCCCTACTGGGAAATTGGACTGGGGTGTTCAAGGAGAAGAACTGAACAAACTCAGAAAGTCTGCGTCCTTCGGATTCAGGACCAACAATACTTCAATGGGCTCTCCCCCAGAGACCATGGCCTCTCTAGCTCGCCCTGGAGATGAGCCCGATGTGTCATGGGTGCAATCCCTAGTGAAGGATGCTCCACAACAGTCCGGATCACCCAACAGGCGGTTCAGTTTGGAGGAACAGCAAATTCAGATGCAGAAGCAGTATCATCTTAACAGTGGAGGTATGGATATGCTCTCACCATATATGGAGCAATTGTACATGGAGCAGGAGCAGATGGTGGCTTAA